The window CGTAAGCCAGTAGACTTCAATATAGGGAAGTGAGCGTTATCAGTCCCCAACATTAACCGGCACTTAGAACAGCTGATTCACTCAGCTGTGGTGTCCATAAATTGAGTCATCTTTTGCAGTAAACTGACCCACACTCAACATCAGAGACAGTGGGTCATATGACCAGTCTGTGAAAGTCACGTGATGACTGGAGGCAGATTCACATTCAGAACCATTTGTCTGATCATAACAAGAAGTCTAAAGAAAACTAATTAAGAATCAGTTTCAGAAATATTAAATTCATACATCTAAAATGAATGTGATCCAAATTTTATATTTGCCTTCAGTGATCTTGATTTATTGAATGTTGAAATCATAAACTGTTTATTGTTATTCCATCTTCACTAATTATTGTGAAATTGACTCTAATCTTTTTTTACAACCTGACATTCAACCTGTTTACTGACTCTAAACAAAGGCTTGTTTTACTCACTTTAATTTCAGACACACTGCATAATCCTCTGTCCTGCATTTCATATAGTTAATGTGTCATTTCCAGAGCTATAACCTTGCTGTCACGTGCAAGCTGAAGGAGACAAATATAACACAATGACATGCAACTGAAACATGTGGTACACAATGTGGAAGTCATGGTGGAAATCACAGAAAacttttttcaaacaaatgcacatgtaAATCTAGGTGTGTACTCTATGTCCTTACATGCTTTACTTCAAGCTCTTTCTCAAAGccatgcacacaagcacaaaccTATGAACTTAGGAAGCTTTGCTATTATATTTGTATCGTGCTGACTCATGACCCTATGTTGTCACTTTACTGTTGTTGTAAAGGGTTTATAGTCCGCAAGGTACATCAAAAACTTTGCACTTGacaatttcacaataaaacccACTATTAGCTGCTCTTTTCATACTATAGGCCAGCATTACCCAACCTTTTCCCTCACTATCTGCATTACAaaggatcacacacacattcaactgTGTTCCTGTCTTAAAAATACAGAAGCACTTAGTTTCAGTGTGAAACTTGAGCTCAGTGAACTTAAAAGTAGCTGATAAGCATGCAAAGAGCTCCGGGTCAATAGCAGTAcaagaaagtaactaagtacatttacttaaacacagttcaccccaaaatcaaaaatacatattttttcctctcacctgtagtgctatttatccatctagactgttttggtgtgagttgcagagttttggagatattagCCATAAACATGTCTGCCTTCTATTTGTGGATGATACTTCTGTGCTTTCACTTAAGAAggattttgaatgaaaatgctTTCATTtgcaatggagtatttttacactgtagtattaaataaaggatctgagtacttctacCACTACTGGTCAACTGTCTCgctgtgtttttgctttttatgaGCAAGTCTTGCAGAGCTGTATAGCAGGATAAGGGGCAGTTAGcaccatttctgtttctgttgtttttcattatgtgCCAGTGTAATTAGCTGGCAAACTATCTGAACTGTTTTTAGAGGAAGGAACCCAAGCATGTGTACAAACACTACTGACTGCATACCCTGCATATCTGAGAAACTGGGTACAAGCAGGCAGAAACATGAGACCAGCTGATAGAGTTCAATGACATCTGTAAAATCTTAGCTTAGCTCTCAGTTTTTACTCACTCACAGAATCTTTATGGTCATAAGTATTGTCATGACACGAAAGCCTTgtgacaaacagagagacaacagGAAAGCAGAAGGGTGGGACTGACAGCAATTACATTATCAGTAACTGCAGTGAACTACTATTTGAAAAATGAGTATGAGTATAAATATATTGCTTATACAATATGTAAAAAGGGGTTATAAGATCAAGAATTCACACTATGGTTGCCATAATTTTGCCGTGTCAATTCCCAGCACTGGTTTCTGCTTTTTCCTTGTTCTTCAGTCTCCTTTTGTGTATTTGATTGCTAAATAATATTTACACTCATGTTCCTGACAATGACGAATAGGTAAAATTTGCAGAACAAATTGAATCTTACAGTGAAGATGAAAACAGGATGTGTGCATGGAAACAGAAAGGAAGTCTTGAACAACTGTCAATGGAAACACTCATGAAtcatattgtttcatttatcaaatgtgtgtgtgtgtgtgtgtgtgtgtatttgtttgtgttcacaGTATTTCAGAACCtccaaaatgtctgaaaacatttgagtttGAGGCAAAAAGATCAGTCTATTTGTGGGAATGTGTGCATTTTGACAATGTTTGCTCaatttgtttgtgtctcttaTCAAATAAAGGAGAAAATACTTCAGTCCAATATGGAGGAGTTTTTAAAGAGGGAAAGACGGGGGAACGTAACTTCAAATAAAACCTGATCATTCATGTAAATCGCTCAAACAAACTTTCAGTGAGTGAGTGTCTAAAGTGCCACCTACATATCCGAGAAATAAGAACACCTCCATTTGTTTCTTACACATTTTCCAGTGTGGCATAATTTAATTGATAAAAGTTTCAACTAAAACAGGTGGGCGGCAGCACACGTTAGCACATGCATGTGTTATTGTATCTGTATgtctgttttacttttgttttctcagaGGAATCCCCATCATTATGTGACTGGAATCAGAAAGCACAGGAGAAAACCCCAAATCTCAACAGTGGTTTTTCACATGAAGGCATCACGCTAACACACAGGCAGACTGTGTTTCTTCTTTATGTGATCATTCCTAAACAACAAACTCCTGAGTAACCGATCATGTCCTCATAGAAAATTCAGAAGAATAATTCATGACCTTGATGTTTCTTGTTTTGCTGAGGTTGAAAAATATGTTTCCCAAAACAATGGCATCATGCGATCATAACACATACCTCCCCCATTCCCTATTTCAATGATtgactctctctccctttctctctcactatATGAGCTGCTGACAGCCACCTGACTGGACATACTGCAAGTCATAACTGTAGTTGGCTATATAAGAATGCCTCTCTGACACAGTCCTGCATCATCCACAGGTGGTTATACCTCAAACTTCACATACCGACATAGAAGCAGGTAAGCAGCTACAACACAGAtgccaagacacacacaaacagacagacaagcacacacacttcctgtacTGCAGGTGCAGtgatgaaaagaagaaacagaggaagagatgaaTCAGAGATTCAAAGAAACCGGGGAATCGAGCTGATACAGTGGTGGCGTGCATGTGACATTCAGCGTCATGATAGAAAATGTTTGTGAAGCAAAGCTGAAGTGAGAGAGTTCCGTCTCAACCTGTGTGGTTTCCTGCAAGTCACAAGGGATCACTTTGctttttgtgcttgtgtgtcagTCATGAtgaagctgctgctggttgctgctgctgttctggcCGTGGCCAGCTGTGCCAGCATCTCTCTGGAAGAACTGGAGTTTCACGCCTGGAAACTCAAGTTTGGTGAGGATGGTTTCTTTTATTGTGGTCTGTTGTCAAAATACAGTAGATCTTGTTTAGTTTCCTGTGGAGATAATGCCTGTGAGGTCTAAATTTGGAGAGTCCTCAATGTGTGCACAtttacacataacacacacctAAAACGTCTAAAGTAAAGggatttgtaatttgtaatgtttACAGCTTACTTTTTTTCAGCTAATAAAGGGGAATCTCTTAACTGTAAAAGGATTGAACTGACTAATAATTTATCTTCTCTTTCTGATTATTTCCTTCTCCGATTGGCAGGAAGGTCATACAGCTCTCCATCAGAGGAGGCTCACCGCAGGCAAATCTGGGTCAGCAACCGCAAACTGGTGCTGGTGCACAACATCATGGCCGATGAGGGCATCAAGTCCTATCGCCTTGGCATGACCTACTTCGCTGACATGGTAGTCACAGGAAAACAGTGGTTGTGGCTGTTTCTGCCGTCATTTAGCTTTTAACTAATGTCATCAATGTAATTTGGTTGCATTCAGCTTGTAATGATATTGGGAATTTTCGAACATTTTGAATGAAGACCCTATTAAGTGACACTCTGATTTTTGTCCCTCTTCACCAGGAAAATGAAGAGTACAAACGCCTGATTTCCCAGGGCTGCCTGGGCTCCTTCAATGCCTCTGTGTCTCGCCGTGGCTCTTCTTTCCTCCGGCTGCCTGGAGGAGCTGATCTGCCTGAAAGTGTTGACTGGAGGGACAAGGGATACGTCACTGATGTCAAGGATCAGAAGCAGTGCGGCTCCTGCTGGGCCTTCAGCGCAGTATGTACAACAATAACTTGGTTTCCTCTCTTTTGGTAATGCAGGAAACTTTACACAACTGTTTTCTGGTTTCATATGACCTTGTATCACTTTCAGACTGGCTCGCTGGAGGGTCAGACCTTCAGGAAGACAGGGAAGCTGGTGTCTCTGAGCGAGCAGCAGCTGGTTGACTGCTCTGGCAAATATGGCAACATGGGTTGCATGGGAGGCCTGATGGACTACGCCTTCCAGTACATCCAAGACAACGGAGGGATAGACACAGAGGACTCCTACCCTTATGAAGCTGAGGTAAACAGAAAGCAGTATGGTTGAAAAAGTCACGATCTTTAAATGTACAGCATACAGTGTCAGACAGCCATTTGTCATTATCATGCTCAGAAAGCAGAGTTGGAGATGCAAATCAACTCATTCAGTGTTAAAAAATTATGGCCCTCCATGTAAGAAATGTACAACACTGCCATCTTGTGGACAAAATGTATAATGGCCCATAACCCTTAAACAGACTTTCAGTGCAAAGCCATGTAATTGACTTCTCTCAAAATCAAAAACTTTTTGATGACATAGTACTTGTAAAATCTTCTGTTCTCTGATGTACACATAATCATCACTTTCATAATGCATCAGTATGGCAAAACCTTCGGTgaattgtgaaatattttctctcAATTAGGATGGTCAGTGCCGTTACAACCCTGCCACTATTGGTGCCAAATGCACAGGCTTCGTTGATGTGAAACAAGGTGATGAAGACGCCCTGAAGGAGGCTGTGGCCACCATCGGACCTGTGTCTGTGGCCATTGATGCATCTCATGTGTCCTTCCAGCTCTATGAATCAGGTGAACAGTCTTAAACACTGTGTTGCTTCTGCCAGAAAATATTCTTTCTATCAAATGCAAgaacaaaaaggaaatactcttcttttttttcaacctATCCATATGTCTGTctaatctgtgtttgtgtgtttctaggATTGTATGATGAGCCAGAGTGCAGCAGCTCAGAGTTGGACCATGGTGTACTGGCCGTGGGTTACGGCAGTGACAATGGACATGACTACTGGGTGGTCAAGAACAGGTAAACACCCAGATCTGttgttcatattttaaattatggGCTGCTCTCCTGCTAACACTCAGTCAGTAGTGTTACagtggagacagacagcagcattaAGGTGTCTTATTAAAAGCTGCCAAAAAGTGTGAAACTCACTCAGGATTTTGTCAGCTTCTTAAACTAACCATTGCTAAGAATTGGTAACTAATATTGTGATTATGCTTTTGTTTGACATTGTTGgtaatttgtgtgtttctgtagctGGGGTCTAGGATGGGGAGACAATGGATACATCATGATGACCCGGAACAAACACAACCAGTGTGGCATTGCTACTGCATCCAGCTACCCCCTGGTCTGAGCAGGTGAGAAGAAACTCAAaatccttccttcctttatgACCAAATGCTATTTAAAATGCTATTTAAGTTAAACTTCTGGATGTCTGCACATATGTACCTGAAAGAATGTGTATGTGCACTCTGTAGTTTATTGTCCATtaactgtttgttgtttgtgtttattggaTTTTCAGGTGCAGGactggtggaggaggagaacagtgACACATTTCATAAAGAAACTGAGTTATGGAacaaaatgtccttttgttgTCTGTGCCCTGGTGTACTTTTAATAGAATTACCTTTTTATGAAgattgtaaataaatgtaaataaataaaatgtgtaaggGAAGACACTACAGGTGAATAGGGTAAACATTGTAACTAATAGATATCACCATGAAACTTCCCTAGTTGATTACTTACATtaagaaaattactttttgtacttttgtaagttttctgaaatttttgtttaaagatgCAAACGAGGCATTATCTAATGTTAACTTTTGGTGAATTTAGGAGAAATCTACAGACGCAAGTAGACAAAgtgtagtaaaataaacacctaaatgtgtattttggcCGTTTTCTTTGCACTAGTCTAAAAGAAGACATGCTATGGAAGTAAATTAGCCCAAAATCTGCCTTTGCCTTTGGTGTCTCCCTTTAACAttgaaagataaaaataaacatttatgtgtttgtgattttgttactttttaccACCATTGTACTATTGGGACTGCACTGATGTTCTGTGGCTTATCAACAGTGCAGTgttggctctagggatggcaatgtccactattgtccagactgaaatatctcagcaactattggatggattgctattcaaattttgtacagacattcatggtccccagaggatgaagcccaatgactttagtgatcccctgacttttcctgtagtgtCACaatggttgacatttttgtattaTGGTGAAATGTCTCACTATCTATCTATTTGGTTGAGACATTGATTTGCCATGAAATGATACAGCAGCATGCAAATGTATAGGATAAGAAATTAAGTCAAAGGTCAATTTAAACTGTGACAGGgttgacatttatgtttttaagtgaaatgttttgtcaattatttgatggattgccatgaaatttggtacggACATTCAAGTCCCCCTTAAGATGACGTGTAAAAACCTTGGTAGTCACCTAAAATCTAGagctatcatcaggtcaaaattaaaatttgtccaatactttttatgacaaaatacctgcaaaactaataacattcccatcaggctcagctgtactttgtctttagtgctaattagtatgTTAGTCagctaacacgctaaaccaagatggtgaacatggtaaacattacctgcttaatgtgttaacattgtcattgtgaacatgttagccaGCTGAtgttagcgtttagctcaaagcactgctgtgcctaagtacagcctcaaggAGCTACCAGCATGGCTGTAGCCTTAGTTATCAGATGGTAGATATTAAAATTTTGCTTCCATGGCACAAAAGTGACTCTAAAACTGctcaacacaaaataataaatcataaatcaGCTGTTTTACTTGTTACAATAGATGTTGGCCAGCTGTAGCAAGAAATCACTTCTAATTCTAGCTCAGATTTGCTCTACTGCATTTTTTTAGGTTCTAACAATTACAGTTGTTAATTTGGCATGTGATGATGGCAGACTTTATATTAAACTCTCTATTTTTAAGGGCAGGCAGggatatacagtacaaataaattatataGATGTATTTATTCTTGGTTGCCAAGCAATATACAGGCCAATATACAATGTGAttaaaattatttgtatttatttgtataattttaTATGTACATATCAAGCAAACAGTGTaccaattgaaaaaaaaatctcctgcAACTCCATCTGCATATAAAGCAACCCACAATGGACCCTGATGCCAAGTACGAGAAGCTCTGCAGTAGCTGTGGCTTGTTGCTACAGTGGCATTCAAATATACATGATGAGTCTTGCACCTGCTGCTGAGAATTCATTGCTTTTCACGACAGGAAATGAACATCTTGACTTAATCACTTTTCAAATTGTGAATTTGCATCATTCCTACAATTGACAAATGATAAATATGTGGTCACATTTAACTGGTAATGTATAACTTACAAATCCTTCAAGATTCCCAGTGTACATGAAGTAGCTTCAGCTCCCTGCACTG is drawn from Siniperca chuatsi isolate FFG_IHB_CAS linkage group LG15, ASM2008510v1, whole genome shotgun sequence and contains these coding sequences:
- the ctsl.1 gene encoding cathepsin L.1, whose protein sequence is MMKLLLVAAAVLAVASCASISLEELEFHAWKLKFGRSYSSPSEEAHRRQIWVSNRKLVLVHNIMADEGIKSYRLGMTYFADMENEEYKRLISQGCLGSFNASVSRRGSSFLRLPGGADLPESVDWRDKGYVTDVKDQKQCGSCWAFSATGSLEGQTFRKTGKLVSLSEQQLVDCSGKYGNMGCMGGLMDYAFQYIQDNGGIDTEDSYPYEAEDGQCRYNPATIGAKCTGFVDVKQGDEDALKEAVATIGPVSVAIDASHVSFQLYESGLYDEPECSSSELDHGVLAVGYGSDNGHDYWVVKNSWGLGWGDNGYIMMTRNKHNQCGIATASSYPLV